The Rhodospirillales bacterium RIFCSPLOWO2_02_FULL_58_16 genome includes a region encoding these proteins:
- a CDS encoding c-type cytochrome biogenesis protein CcmF (cytochrome c-type biogenesis protein; required for the transfer of heme to apocytochrome c), translated as MITEIGHFALVLALFVAVVQAGLPLVGAHRGNASWMAVAAPAALAQFLLVAVAFGGLTHAYMTSDFSVFNVAGNSHSAKPMLYKITGVWGNHEGSMLLWVLILSMFGSAVAAFGRNLPPGLRARVLGVQALIAVGLLLFILLTSNPFIRVVPPPVDGQGMNPLLQDPGLALHPPFLYLGYVGFSIAFSFAVAALLEGRVDAAWARWVRPWTMAAWAFLTLGIGIGSWWAYYELGWGGWWFWDPVENASFIPWLSGTALLHSAIVVEKRDTMKAWTIFLAIVTFALSLLGTFLVRSGVLTSVHAFASDPARGVFILILLIIIAGGSLALFAMRGPALRSTGLFQPISREGGLLLNNLLMSTAAAVVLLGTLYPLFLDAIGGPKVSVGAPFFNSVFFPIMMPMAAAMAVGPMLAWKRGDLLAAMKRLWAAFALMLAAVLAAWAAHADGPPIGLLGMGLAAWLFAGTLSEFCEKVRLFKAPFPESLTRMARLPRSSWGMTTAHLGLAVAIVGMTGAGSWKVESIQTMKAGDKAVVSGYEYTFNGVREVEGPNYFSTVGSFSVARDGREITTLSAEKRVYPVRNMPTTEAAIYSTLLGDLYAVVGDPDESGDGRYVTRLYFNPMVIWMWAGGLIMVFGACLSLTDRRYRIGAPLRRRQVAAAEA; from the coding sequence ATGATCACCGAGATCGGTCACTTCGCCCTTGTCCTGGCGCTGTTCGTCGCCGTTGTCCAGGCGGGGTTGCCTCTGGTCGGCGCTCATAGGGGCAACGCTTCATGGATGGCGGTGGCGGCGCCGGCGGCGCTGGCCCAGTTTCTGCTGGTCGCCGTTGCTTTCGGCGGCCTTACTCATGCCTATATGACATCCGACTTTTCGGTTTTCAACGTGGCCGGCAATTCCCACTCGGCCAAGCCCATGCTCTATAAGATCACCGGCGTGTGGGGCAACCATGAAGGCTCCATGCTGCTGTGGGTGCTGATCCTGTCGATGTTCGGCTCGGCGGTGGCGGCTTTCGGACGCAACCTTCCGCCCGGCCTGCGCGCCAGGGTGCTGGGCGTGCAGGCGTTGATCGCCGTCGGCCTGCTGCTGTTCATCCTGCTTACCTCCAATCCGTTCATCAGGGTTGTGCCGCCGCCGGTTGACGGCCAAGGGATGAATCCGCTGCTTCAGGACCCCGGCCTTGCCCTGCACCCGCCGTTTCTCTACCTGGGGTATGTCGGCTTCTCCATCGCCTTTTCATTCGCCGTCGCCGCCCTGCTGGAGGGCCGCGTCGATGCCGCCTGGGCGCGCTGGGTAAGGCCGTGGACCATGGCCGCCTGGGCCTTCCTGACGCTGGGCATCGGCATCGGTTCGTGGTGGGCCTATTACGAGCTGGGCTGGGGCGGCTGGTGGTTCTGGGACCCGGTGGAGAACGCCTCGTTCATTCCCTGGCTGTCGGGAACGGCGCTGCTCCATTCGGCGATCGTGGTCGAGAAGCGCGACACCATGAAGGCGTGGACCATCTTCCTTGCCATTGTCACCTTCGCCCTCAGTCTGCTCGGCACTTTTCTGGTGCGTTCGGGAGTGCTGACTTCGGTTCATGCTTTCGCCAGCGATCCGGCGCGCGGCGTGTTCATTCTGATCCTGCTGATTATCATTGCCGGCGGCTCTCTTGCCCTGTTCGCCATGCGCGGCCCGGCGTTGAGGAGCACCGGATTGTTTCAGCCCATATCCCGTGAAGGCGGCCTGCTGCTCAATAATCTGCTGATGAGCACCGCCGCCGCCGTGGTTCTGCTCGGCACTTTGTATCCGCTGTTTCTGGACGCCATCGGCGGACCCAAGGTTTCGGTCGGAGCGCCGTTTTTTAATTCCGTCTTTTTCCCGATCATGATGCCGATGGCGGCGGCGATGGCCGTCGGCCCGATGCTGGCGTGGAAGCGCGGCGATTTATTGGCGGCGATGAAAAGGCTGTGGGCGGCTTTCGCCTTGATGCTGGCGGCGGTTCTGGCCGCCTGGGCGGCTCATGCCGACGGGCCGCCTATCGGTCTTCTCGGCATGGGCCTTGCGGCGTGGCTGTTTGCCGGAACCCTGAGCGAGTTTTGCGAGAAGGTTCGTTTGTTCAAGGCGCCTTTTCCTGAATCCCTGACGCGCATGGCCCGTTTGCCGCGCTCGTCGTGGGGGATGACGACGGCTCATCTGGGGCTTGCTGTGGCCATCGTCGGCATGACCGGCGCCGGTTCGTGGAAGGTGGAAAGCATCCAGACAATGAAGGCCGGCGACAAGGCAGTCGTCAGCGGCTACGAATACACCTTTAACGGCGTCCGCGAGGTCGAGGGGCCTAACTATTTTTCCACCGTCGGCTCTTTTTCGGTGGCCAGGGACGGACGGGAGATCACAACCCTTTCGGCGGAGAAGCGGGTCTATCCGGTGCGCAACATGCCGACCACCGAGGCCGCCATCTACTCTACCCTTCTTGGCGATCTCTACGCCGTGGTCGGCGACCCGGATGAGAGCGGCGACGGCAGATATGTGACCAGACTTTACTTTAATCCGATGGTCATCTGGATGTGGGCGGGCGGTCTGATCATGGTTTTCGGAGCTTGTCTGAGCCTGACCGACAGGCGCTATCGCATCGGCGCGCCGTTGCGCCGTCGTCAAGTCGCTGCGGCGGAGGCTTAA
- a CDS encoding thiol:disulfide interchange protein — protein sequence MKRLMFMLPLLVFMVLSIYFAVGLTKDPSKLPSMLINQPIPEFALGPIKGRDKGLSDKDLKGEVTLVNFWGSWCVACKYEHPFLMKLKKEGLVPIHGVDWREVKPDDGPDWLKEHGDPYTLIGDDPKSKAAIAFGVYGAPETFVIDAAGAIRYKYVGPMSREVWDETIWPIIQKLKK from the coding sequence ATGAAGCGCCTGATGTTTATGCTGCCTCTTTTGGTGTTCATGGTCCTCAGCATTTATTTTGCCGTCGGCCTGACCAAAGACCCGAGCAAGCTGCCCTCAATGCTGATTAATCAGCCGATCCCCGAGTTCGCCCTCGGCCCCATCAAGGGACGCGACAAGGGACTGTCCGACAAAGACCTCAAGGGTGAGGTGACGCTGGTCAATTTCTGGGGGTCGTGGTGCGTCGCCTGCAAATACGAGCATCCGTTTTTGATGAAGCTGAAAAAGGAGGGACTGGTTCCCATTCACGGCGTCGATTGGCGCGAGGTGAAACCCGACGACGGTCCCGACTGGCTTAAGGAGCACGGCGACCCCTACACCCTGATCGGCGACGATCCCAAAAGCAAGGCGGCCATAGCCTTCGGCGTCTACGGCGCCCCCGAGACCTTTGTCATCGATGCCGCCGGCGCCATCCGCTACAAATATGTCGGGCCGATGAGCCGGGAAGTCTGGGATGAAACCATATGGCCGATAATTCAGAAGCTGAAAAAATGA
- a CDS encoding c-type cytochrome biogenesis protein CcmI translates to MMAALWIAVAALILGALALLLTPLARCKPAATAGRVDYDISVYRDQLKELERDRERGFLDEAEAEAAGIEIRRRLLAADSGEDAGKSADPKSNIIIMVIIAVALPLGAFFMYLSLGQPGVRDYPLAGRADETSPAISRQDQEMVAQLAERLRQNPNDQKGWLLLGHSFMAMEQYADAVKAYRKALEVGDPRLDIALNYAEALVFSSDAVAMPDEAVRIFKRIRADAPREPKSRYYLGLNMARTGDLQGAVQEWVDLRALSSGDAPYMGMLEEQINNTAKELKIDPASVKPSPETPGK, encoded by the coding sequence ATGATGGCGGCTTTGTGGATTGCCGTTGCGGCGTTGATTCTCGGCGCTCTGGCCCTGTTATTGACGCCCTTGGCGCGTTGTAAGCCGGCCGCGACGGCGGGGCGCGTCGATTACGACATCTCCGTTTACAGGGACCAACTAAAGGAGTTGGAACGAGACCGGGAGCGGGGCTTTCTGGACGAAGCCGAGGCCGAGGCCGCCGGGATCGAAATCCGGCGTCGCCTGCTGGCCGCCGATTCCGGAGAGGACGCCGGCAAATCCGCCGATCCCAAGTCCAATATCATCATTATGGTTATCATTGCCGTAGCCTTGCCGCTAGGCGCCTTCTTTATGTACCTGAGCCTTGGTCAGCCGGGGGTCCGCGATTACCCTCTCGCCGGAAGGGCCGATGAGACATCGCCCGCCATCAGCAGGCAGGATCAGGAGATGGTGGCGCAACTGGCCGAGCGTTTGCGTCAAAACCCCAATGATCAGAAGGGCTGGCTTCTGCTGGGTCATTCCTTCATGGCGATGGAGCAATACGCCGACGCCGTCAAGGCCTACCGCAAGGCTCTGGAAGTAGGCGACCCGCGTCTCGATATCGCCCTTAACTACGCCGAGGCGCTGGTGTTCAGTTCGGACGCCGTCGCCATGCCTGATGAGGCCGTCAGGATTTTCAAACGGATTCGCGCCGACGCGCCGCGTGAACCCAAGTCCCGTTACTACCTGGGCCTTAACATGGCGCGGACGGGCGACTTGCAAGGGGCCGTTCAGGAGTGGGTTGATCTCAGGGCGTTGTCATCCGGGGACGCGCCGTATATGGGAATGCTTGAAGAGCAGATCAACAACACGGCCAAGGAATTAAAGATTGACCCGGCCTCGGTGAAGCCTTCCCCGGAGACTCCGGGCAAATGA